In Bacteroidota bacterium, a single genomic region encodes these proteins:
- a CDS encoding sprT domain-containing protein, which produces MIDHKAKYKEILRHYIPEPAVDTMADWILHFNFNLKITENRASKLGDYRSPMHKSRHLITINHNLNKFSFLITLVHEIAHLTTYEKYKQVYRKVLPHGVEWKTEYKNLMRYFLHQEIFPEDVLKALSDYMTNPAASSCADVNLLRVLRKYDTKKSAVLHIEEIPYGANFKYGKNRYFVKGEKIRKRFKCEEVGSKRVYLFSPLAEVILITQPLFQES; this is translated from the coding sequence ATGATTGACCACAAAGCAAAATACAAAGAAATTCTTCGGCATTATATTCCTGAACCCGCAGTGGATACTATGGCGGATTGGATATTGCATTTTAATTTTAACCTTAAAATTACCGAAAACAGGGCTTCCAAACTCGGCGATTACCGCTCGCCCATGCACAAAAGCCGCCATCTCATTACCATCAATCACAACCTCAACAAGTTTTCATTTTTGATTACGCTTGTACACGAAATCGCACACCTCACTACTTACGAAAAATACAAGCAAGTATATCGTAAAGTGCTTCCACATGGTGTGGAATGGAAAACGGAATACAAAAATTTAATGCGTTACTTTTTACACCAAGAAATTTTTCCGGAAGATGTATTAAAAGCCTTGAGCGACTATATGACCAACCCTGCAGCATCCAGCTGTGCGGATGTGAATTTATTGCGTGTGCTGCGAAAGTACGACACTAAAAAAAGTGCTGTTTTGCACATCGAAGAAATCCCTTATGGCGCCAATTTTAAATACGGTAAAAACCGCTATTTTGTAAAAGGAGAGAAAATAAGAAAGCGATTTAAATGTGAAGAAGTGGGTTCCAAACGGGTTTATTTGTTTAGTCCCTTAGCCGAAGTAATCCTCATCACCCAGCCCCTTTTTCAAGAATCCTAA
- the feoB gene encoding ferrous iron transport protein B, translating into MHVALVGNPNCGKTTLFNVLTGLNQKIGNFPGVTVDKKTGEIELGGSGSKQKATLIDLPGTYSLYPKSMDEEVAFQALCDPENEHFPDVTILVADATNLKRSLFLCSQVIDLKIPVVFALNMMDLAERHNIKIDIKKLSERLGVPVIKLNARKKEGIEELKQAIAHTTAQPSRKDLIQINKIAPETIEEMKKIVNVNCDFSAFILANNLNIISLVNLNSTKKAALQKLLDHHNFEPKKLQALESIERYKVISEIMESTVVEGKEKTTNKHTAQLDSILTHRIWGYLIFLFILFIVFQSIFTFAKFPMDLIEALFIQLSSFTAQHLPKGVLNDLLVNGIIAGLSGIAVFIPQIALLFAFIAILEDTGYMSRVSFIMDKLMRKFGLNGKSVIPLISGVACAVPAIMSARNIGNWKERIITIMVTPLMSCSARLPVYTLLISLVIPSDARYYFFNLQGLVLMGLYLIGFLAAIFSAWIMKFILQSKEKSYFIMELPVYRVPRWKNVGYTMVEKVKVFLFDAGKVIIAISVILWVLSSYAPGKKFQEIEAKYTSAVITAQLTPAEINAQEASEKLESSYAGILGKKIEPFIAPLGFDWKIGISLVTSLAAREVFVGTMSTIYSVGDAENTKSIREKMLAEINPKTGEKVFTPAVGISLMLFYVFAMQCMSTIAVVYRETKHWKWPLIQFVYMGALAYISSFIAYWFLK; encoded by the coding sequence ATACATGTAGCACTCGTTGGAAATCCCAATTGTGGGAAAACTACGCTCTTTAACGTTCTCACGGGACTTAATCAAAAGATTGGAAATTTTCCGGGCGTTACCGTCGATAAAAAAACAGGCGAAATTGAATTGGGCGGCTCTGGTTCTAAACAAAAAGCAACGCTAATCGATTTACCGGGAACCTACAGCCTATATCCAAAATCAATGGACGAAGAAGTGGCCTTTCAAGCACTCTGCGACCCCGAAAACGAACACTTTCCGGATGTTACCATTTTGGTAGCAGATGCCACTAATTTAAAACGTAGTCTCTTCTTGTGCTCGCAAGTAATTGACCTAAAAATTCCTGTTGTGTTTGCGCTCAACATGATGGATTTGGCGGAAAGGCACAACATCAAAATAGATATAAAAAAACTGAGCGAACGCTTAGGTGTGCCTGTTATAAAACTGAATGCCCGAAAAAAAGAAGGCATCGAAGAATTAAAACAAGCCATTGCGCATACCACTGCACAACCCAGTCGAAAAGACCTTATTCAAATAAATAAAATTGCGCCGGAAACCATTGAGGAAATGAAAAAAATCGTGAATGTAAATTGCGATTTTTCAGCCTTTATTTTGGCCAACAATTTAAATATTATTTCGCTGGTTAACCTCAATTCTACTAAGAAAGCCGCACTTCAAAAATTACTCGACCACCATAACTTCGAACCTAAAAAACTACAAGCGCTTGAATCAATTGAACGCTACAAAGTAATTTCCGAAATTATGGAAAGCACTGTTGTGGAGGGCAAAGAAAAAACCACCAACAAACACACCGCCCAACTCGATAGCATCCTCACACATCGCATCTGGGGCTACCTGATTTTTTTATTCATTTTGTTTATCGTTTTTCAGTCCATCTTCACCTTTGCCAAGTTCCCAATGGACTTGATTGAGGCGCTCTTTATTCAACTTTCGAGCTTCACTGCCCAGCATTTACCCAAAGGTGTGCTCAACGATTTGTTGGTGAATGGAATCATTGCAGGCCTTAGCGGGATAGCGGTTTTTATTCCGCAGATAGCCTTGTTATTTGCATTTATAGCCATACTGGAAGATACCGGATACATGAGTCGCGTAAGTTTTATTATGGATAAACTCATGCGTAAATTTGGCTTAAATGGCAAGTCTGTAATTCCACTCATCAGCGGTGTAGCCTGTGCGGTGCCGGCCATTATGAGTGCCCGCAACATTGGCAATTGGAAAGAGCGCATCATCACCATTATGGTAACACCATTGATGAGCTGTTCCGCTCGCTTGCCGGTTTACACCTTGCTTATTTCTCTAGTAATTCCTTCGGACGCGCGCTATTATTTTTTTAACCTGCAGGGATTGGTCTTGATGGGCTTGTACTTAATTGGTTTCTTGGCAGCCATCTTCTCCGCTTGGATTATGAAATTTATTTTGCAGTCAAAAGAAAAAAGCTATTTCATCATGGAGCTCCCGGTTTATCGTGTACCGCGTTGGAAAAATGTGGGCTATACCATGGTCGAAAAGGTAAAGGTGTTTTTATTTGATGCCGGTAAAGTAATCATCGCCATAAGCGTTATTTTATGGGTGCTTTCTTCTTATGCGCCCGGAAAAAAGTTTCAGGAAATTGAAGCAAAATACACAAGTGCTGTTATCACGGCTCAACTAACACCCGCTGAAATTAACGCTCAAGAAGCATCCGAAAAACTAGAATCCAGCTATGCCGGAATACTCGGTAAAAAAATTGAGCCCTTCATTGCGCCCCTTGGATTTGATTGGAAAATCGGAATTTCGTTGGTTACCTCGCTCGCTGCACGCGAAGTGTTTGTAGGAACCATGAGCACCATTTACAGCGTGGGCGATGCAGAAAACACCAAATCGATACGCGAAAAAATGTTAGCAGAAATTAACCCCAAAACCGGCGAAAAGGTGTTTACCCCTGCAGTGGGGATCTCCCTCATGCTCTTTTACGTATTTGCCATGCAATGCATGAGCACCATCGCCGTGGTGTACCGCGAAACCAAACATTGGAAATGGCCTCTTATCCAATTTGTGTACATGGGGGCATTAGCCTATATCAGCAGCTTTATTGCATATTGGTTCTTAAAATAA
- a CDS encoding ferrous iron transport protein A: MHLAELLPGDSAVILSFTDLEMSLKFLEMGCIPGELVRLERTAPLGDPIAISVAGYLLSMRKAEAATILVEKVNRN, from the coding sequence ATGCATTTAGCAGAATTATTGCCCGGCGATTCAGCTGTTATTCTTTCCTTTACCGACTTAGAGATGTCGTTAAAATTTTTAGAGATGGGCTGCATTCCCGGTGAATTGGTGCGTTTAGAAAGAACTGCACCCTTGGGCGATCCTATTGCCATTTCGGTTGCCGGTTATTTACTTAGCATGCGCAAGGCCGAAGCGGCAACCATTTTAGTTGAAAAAGTAAATCGAAACTAA
- the fbp gene encoding class 1 fructose-bisphosphatase, with translation MNKKKGVKTLGQFIIEKQADFPFSKGELSRLLRDIGIASKIVHREVNKAGLVDILGNAGSTNVQGEEVKKLDIFANEQFISALSSGGECCAIASEENEDIILVENAVSENAKYVVALDPLDGSSNIDVNVSVGTIFSIYRRKSLSGPAMLEDFLQKGTEQVASGYVIYGSSTMLVYTTGKGVNGFTLDPSIGEFCLSHPDFKIPENGKTYSINEGYYVHFPDGVKKYIKYCQEEDTPSNRPYSSRYIGSAVADIHRNLIKGGIFIYPTTSSNPKGKLRLVYECNPLAFIVEQAGGRATNGFKRVLEVQPESLHQRVPLFIGSCEMVKKAEDFMLEFSAEKV, from the coding sequence ATGAATAAGAAAAAAGGTGTCAAAACATTAGGACAATTCATCATTGAAAAACAGGCCGATTTTCCATTTTCTAAAGGGGAGCTTTCCCGTTTGTTGCGCGATATTGGCATCGCTTCAAAAATTGTGCATCGTGAAGTAAACAAAGCCGGATTGGTGGATATTTTAGGAAATGCAGGAAGTACCAATGTGCAAGGGGAGGAAGTGAAGAAGTTGGATATTTTTGCCAATGAGCAATTTATATCGGCTCTTAGTTCAGGTGGAGAGTGTTGCGCCATTGCTTCAGAAGAAAATGAAGATATTATTTTGGTAGAAAATGCCGTTTCAGAAAATGCTAAATATGTGGTTGCATTAGATCCACTGGATGGTTCTTCCAATATTGATGTGAATGTTTCAGTAGGAACAATTTTTTCGATTTACCGCAGAAAGTCTTTGTCGGGGCCGGCCATGCTGGAAGATTTTTTACAAAAGGGAACAGAGCAAGTAGCTTCAGGCTATGTTATTTATGGTTCTTCCACCATGTTGGTTTATACCACCGGTAAGGGAGTGAATGGATTTACACTAGATCCAAGTATTGGAGAGTTTTGTCTCTCGCATCCGGATTTTAAAATTCCTGAAAACGGTAAAACCTATTCCATTAACGAAGGCTATTATGTGCACTTTCCGGATGGAGTAAAAAAATACATCAAGTATTGTCAAGAAGAAGATACTCCAAGCAATCGTCCTTATTCCTCACGCTATATTGGCTCGGCTGTTGCCGACATTCACCGCAATTTAATTAAGGGTGGAATATTTATTTATCCAACCACCAGCAGCAATCCCAAAGGAAAATTGCGTTTAGTTTATGAGTGTAATCCACTTGCATTTATTGTGGAGCAAGCTGGGGGGCGCGCTACCAATGGATTTAAACGTGTCTTGGAGGTACAGCCCGAAAGTCTGCATCAACGCGTACCACTTTTTATTGGTTCGTGCGAAATGGTAAAAAAGGCTGAAGATTTTATGCTGGAATTTTCGGCTGAAAAAGTTTAA
- a CDS encoding DinB family protein encodes MNSSLQKQFDALEKQRLQLLREVSDCPIELLNKNPQADKWSINQIIQHLILAEELSQKSIKAKLLTGKFESAGMMTHVRTLLLKVFLRSSVKFKAPVAVSKIPENLALEELYQKWEQSRRQLNELLESIPQSMLNKYIFKHPVAGKMNLHGGLAFMQEHVRRHAQQIKRIIVAQK; translated from the coding sequence TTGAATTCCTCCCTTCAAAAACAGTTTGATGCGCTTGAAAAGCAGCGTTTGCAATTACTGCGTGAAGTTTCGGATTGCCCGATTGAACTTTTAAATAAAAATCCTCAAGCCGATAAATGGAGCATCAATCAAATTATTCAACATTTGATTTTGGCAGAGGAGCTTTCACAAAAATCTATAAAAGCAAAATTACTCACTGGAAAATTTGAATCGGCGGGAATGATGACGCATGTGCGTACCTTGCTGTTAAAAGTTTTTTTGCGCAGTTCAGTTAAATTTAAGGCTCCGGTGGCAGTGAGTAAAATTCCCGAAAATTTGGCATTAGAGGAGCTGTATCAAAAATGGGAACAGAGTCGAAGGCAGCTCAATGAACTTCTTGAATCTATTCCACAAAGCATGTTAAACAAGTATATTTTTAAACATCCTGTTGCGGGTAAAATGAACCTTCACGGTGGTTTAGCTTTTATGCAGGAGCATGTGCGCAGGCATGCGCAGCAAATCAAAAGAATTATAGTCGCTCAAAAATGA
- a CDS encoding SRPBCC domain-containing protein: protein MKTFKKYFSLPAPAEEVYLALTNPKSIMLWSGDWAEMSEEPGSEFSLWDGSIVGKNLEFVTNKKIVQQWYFGEASEDSIVTIKLHEKGNETSMEVEHTNIPDADYSDIVEGWNNSYFAGLLEFFKE, encoded by the coding sequence ATGAAGACATTTAAAAAGTATTTTTCCTTGCCGGCACCTGCTGAAGAGGTTTATTTGGCGCTTACCAATCCCAAAAGCATTATGCTGTGGAGCGGCGATTGGGCAGAGATGAGTGAAGAACCCGGTTCGGAGTTTTCGCTTTGGGATGGAAGTATTGTGGGGAAAAATTTGGAGTTTGTAACCAATAAAAAAATAGTTCAGCAGTGGTATTTCGGAGAGGCTTCTGAAGATTCTATTGTGACTATAAAGCTCCATGAAAAGGGAAATGAAACCTCCATGGAAGTGGAGCACACCAACATTCCGGATGCCGATTATAGCGACATTGTTGAAGGCTGGAACAACAGCTATTTTGCAGGATTGTTGGAATTTTTTAAAGAATAA
- a CDS encoding T9SS type A sorting domain-containing protein, whose product MTKSTILLSFLFLFRLSTFAQCWKIADGGGNHSAAVSDNGQMLTTGYNGYGQIGDGTNTARNVFTIIGYDTTWASVSAGGNHTLALKEDGSLWAWGRNAQGELGIGTPGNKNVPTQIGTAYDWSKVYASSFGGFAQKTNGALWAWGLNFFGQLGSPTAGGYTPVQIGTDTDWVAIYPGSNHTLALKADSSLWAWGSNADGQLGNTNYAGVPIRVDTLSKWIEVGVGDNHSLAIKKNGTLWAWGRNNKGQLGDSTQITKIAPIQIGSDSNWIQVAAGYEHTVALKSDSTLWAWGDGGYAQLGVGNGFDIYFPTQVGTVHDWVAIDVDENHNFAVKSDGTLWSWGENTYGQLGRANGLGSGPQKVNCNISLMQEELAKKTTLQVFPNPVKSRLAFQNSIHLPHATLHIFNPQGKIMLQTAYTGSAIDVSNLPQGLYFISLKNGDSVLHAKFLKE is encoded by the coding sequence ATGACAAAAAGCACAATTCTCCTAAGTTTTCTTTTCTTGTTTCGGCTGTCGACATTTGCTCAATGCTGGAAAATAGCCGATGGCGGAGGCAACCACTCGGCAGCCGTTTCTGATAATGGCCAAATGCTTACTACCGGTTACAATGGCTATGGGCAAATCGGCGATGGTACAAATACAGCTAGAAATGTTTTTACAATTATTGGATATGATACAACATGGGCAAGTGTGTCTGCCGGCGGAAATCACACCTTGGCGTTAAAAGAAGACGGTTCCTTATGGGCATGGGGCAGAAATGCACAAGGTGAGCTCGGAATTGGTACTCCCGGTAATAAAAATGTTCCTACTCAAATTGGCACAGCTTACGATTGGAGTAAAGTGTATGCAAGCAGTTTTGGTGGATTTGCACAAAAAACAAACGGAGCACTCTGGGCATGGGGATTAAACTTTTTTGGTCAGCTCGGAAGCCCTACTGCCGGAGGATATACACCTGTTCAAATTGGAACAGATACAGACTGGGTAGCTATTTATCCAGGCAGTAACCATACTCTTGCACTAAAAGCCGATAGTAGTTTGTGGGCCTGGGGAAGCAATGCTGATGGACAATTGGGTAACACTAATTATGCGGGTGTTCCCATTCGTGTCGACACTTTATCTAAATGGATTGAGGTTGGTGTGGGTGATAATCATTCCCTCGCAATTAAAAAAAATGGCACACTGTGGGCATGGGGAAGAAACAACAAAGGGCAATTGGGCGATAGCACCCAAATAACAAAAATTGCTCCTATCCAAATTGGAAGCGACAGCAATTGGATTCAAGTAGCTGCAGGATATGAACACACAGTTGCTTTAAAATCCGACAGCACCTTATGGGCTTGGGGCGATGGTGGCTATGCACAATTAGGTGTGGGTAATGGATTTGATATCTATTTCCCTACACAGGTTGGCACAGTGCACGATTGGGTAGCAATTGACGTTGATGAGAACCATAATTTTGCGGTAAAAAGCGATGGTACACTTTGGTCCTGGGGAGAAAACACTTATGGTCAACTTGGAAGAGCCAATGGCCTTGGAAGCGGACCCCAAAAAGTAAATTGTAATATTAGTTTAATGCAGGAGGAACTTGCCAAGAAAACAACCTTACAAGTGTTTCCTAATCCCGTTAAATCTCGACTAGCGTTTCAAAATTCAATTCATTTGCCACATGCAACGCTGCACATTTTTAACCCCCAGGGGAAGATAATGCTTCAAACTGCATATACAGGAAGTGCTATTGATGTAAGCAATCTGCCACAAGGCTTGTATTTCATCTCGCTAAAAAATGGAGATTCAGTACTGCATGCTAAATTTTTGAAAGAGTAG
- the mfd gene encoding transcription-repair coupling factor, producing the protein MTINEILAAYSKSDNTKALATAINSNVTSKVQLKGLVGSSAAFIASAVVDCVPKTHLFILSDKEEAAYFLNDIENLNGDKNCLFFPPSYKKPYEPEAVENANILLRAEVLNKINKSNKQCIIISYPEALAEKVVTKKHLTKNTMELKEGEQLNMDFIMDLLQEFGFERVDYVIEPGQYSIRGGIVDVFSFSNEHPFRIEFLGNEVESIRSFDVVTQLSITKFGKINIVPNVQDRILQENRESFLEFLSDGLVVWTKNFAFCRERIEKEFLAAEAAYEKNTALIEQLSPRELFISGDDFFNQCKNVAVIEIGNTSSYPADVNLHYKLTPQPNFNKNFDLLISSLKDNAAQKIKNILFADTAKQTERIYAILEDLNVSKGHKFPAEEVRPILLSIHEGFIDRDLGIACYTDHQIFDRYHRYKLKSNNNNKQAITLKELQSLQPGDYITHIDHGVGRFAGLEKIDVNGKPQEAIRLVYKDNDILYISIHSLHRISKFSGQEGTIPKINKLGSNAWATLKQKTKTKVKQIAFDLIKLYAKRRTQKGFEFAPDTYLQTELEASFIYEDTPDQEKSTAAVKKDMESKFPMDRLICGDVGFGKTEVAIRAAFKAVGDSKQVAVLVPTTILALQHYKTFSERLKDFPCKVDYINRFKSAKEQKQTLEKLKNGAVDILIGTHRIVGKDVVFKDLGLLIIDEEQKFGVGTKDKLKALKSNVDTLTLTATPIPRTLQFSMMGARDLSVITTPPPNRYPVQTELHSFHEEIIRDAISFEVSRGGQVFFIHNRVQNINEVAGMIQRLCPRVRTVVGHGQLDGDKLEEVMLNFINGEFDVLVATTIIESGLDIPNANTILINQAHLFGLSDLHQMRGRVGRSNKKAFCYLLAPPISTLTNEARKRLKAIEEFADLGSGFSIAMRDLDIRGAGNLLGGEQSGFISEIGFEMYMKILDEAIQELREENEQFRENTNLASTINSNFETINTQHFVRDCQIDTDMEILIPDEYVVNIGERLALYKELDDIEKEEDLMRYESNLRDRFGLVPSQVKELINTIRLRWLAKEIGLEKLVLKSNKLIGYFILNQNSGYYQSEAFTRVLKYVQHNPRLCKMRENKEKLSLSFEGIKSVNEAIRALKPIQQLELVS; encoded by the coding sequence ATGACGATTAACGAAATACTGGCAGCTTACTCAAAAAGTGACAATACAAAAGCGCTTGCAACTGCAATTAATAGCAATGTAACCTCTAAGGTACAATTGAAAGGCTTGGTGGGTTCGTCGGCTGCATTTATTGCGAGTGCTGTGGTGGATTGTGTTCCTAAAACACATCTTTTTATATTGAGTGATAAAGAGGAAGCAGCTTATTTTTTGAACGATATTGAGAATTTGAATGGCGATAAGAATTGCCTCTTTTTTCCACCATCGTACAAAAAACCTTATGAACCGGAGGCGGTAGAAAATGCGAATATTTTGCTTCGCGCGGAGGTGCTCAATAAAATTAACAAGAGCAATAAACAGTGCATTATCATTAGCTACCCGGAAGCACTCGCCGAAAAGGTAGTGACCAAAAAGCACCTTACAAAAAATACCATGGAGCTCAAAGAAGGGGAGCAGTTGAACATGGATTTTATTATGGATTTGTTGCAGGAGTTTGGATTTGAACGTGTAGATTATGTAATAGAACCGGGGCAATATTCTATTCGAGGTGGAATTGTAGATGTGTTTTCCTTTTCAAATGAACATCCATTTCGCATTGAGTTTTTGGGCAATGAAGTAGAAAGCATTCGCAGCTTTGATGTGGTGACACAATTATCGATTACAAAGTTTGGAAAAATAAATATTGTTCCCAACGTACAGGATCGGATTTTGCAAGAAAACCGTGAATCGTTTCTTGAATTTTTATCGGATGGCTTGGTAGTTTGGACTAAGAATTTTGCGTTTTGTCGAGAGCGGATTGAAAAGGAATTTTTAGCGGCAGAAGCGGCATACGAAAAAAATACTGCATTGATTGAACAGCTTTCGCCGCGCGAATTATTTATTTCGGGGGATGATTTTTTCAACCAATGTAAAAATGTTGCAGTAATTGAAATTGGCAATACTAGCTCTTATCCGGCGGATGTAAACCTGCACTATAAACTCACACCGCAACCCAATTTCAATAAAAACTTTGATTTGCTTATCAGTTCTTTGAAAGATAATGCGGCTCAAAAAATTAAGAATATTTTATTTGCTGATACGGCAAAACAAACAGAGCGCATTTATGCGATACTCGAGGACTTAAATGTGAGCAAGGGTCATAAGTTTCCGGCAGAAGAGGTGCGCCCTATATTGTTGTCGATTCATGAAGGATTTATTGATCGCGATTTAGGAATTGCTTGTTATACCGACCATCAGATATTTGATCGTTACCACCGATACAAATTAAAAAGCAACAATAATAACAAGCAGGCTATAACGCTTAAAGAGCTGCAATCCTTGCAACCGGGCGATTACATTACCCATATTGACCATGGGGTGGGGAGATTTGCGGGATTGGAGAAAATCGATGTAAATGGAAAGCCGCAAGAGGCCATAAGGTTAGTGTATAAGGACAATGATATTTTGTACATCAGCATACATTCATTGCACCGTATTTCTAAATTTTCGGGACAGGAAGGAACCATCCCCAAGATTAATAAGCTCGGCTCAAATGCATGGGCAACGCTTAAGCAAAAAACTAAAACAAAAGTCAAGCAAATTGCATTCGACTTAATTAAACTCTACGCCAAACGGCGCACGCAAAAGGGATTTGAGTTTGCTCCCGATACCTATTTGCAAACCGAACTGGAAGCAAGTTTTATTTATGAAGACACTCCGGATCAGGAAAAATCAACAGCTGCGGTGAAAAAGGATATGGAGTCGAAATTTCCAATGGATAGATTAATTTGTGGCGATGTAGGTTTTGGGAAAACGGAAGTTGCGATTCGTGCAGCATTTAAAGCTGTGGGAGATAGCAAGCAAGTAGCGGTGCTTGTTCCAACAACTATACTTGCGCTTCAACACTACAAAACTTTTAGTGAACGCTTAAAGGATTTTCCTTGTAAGGTGGATTATATCAATCGATTTAAATCTGCTAAAGAACAAAAGCAAACACTCGAAAAATTAAAAAATGGAGCGGTAGATATTTTAATTGGAACGCATCGCATTGTAGGAAAGGATGTAGTTTTTAAAGATTTGGGTTTGTTGATTATTGATGAAGAGCAGAAGTTTGGTGTGGGTACAAAAGATAAATTAAAAGCGTTGAAGAGCAATGTGGATACGCTTACTCTCACAGCTACTCCTATTCCGCGCACCTTACAATTTTCCATGATGGGAGCACGCGATTTATCTGTGATTACCACTCCGCCACCCAATCGTTATCCGGTGCAAACCGAGCTGCACAGTTTTCATGAAGAAATAATTCGGGATGCTATAAGTTTTGAAGTTTCGCGCGGGGGACAAGTATTTTTTATTCACAACCGTGTTCAAAATATTAATGAAGTTGCCGGAATGATTCAACGACTATGCCCTAGAGTGCGAACAGTGGTAGGACATGGGCAATTGGATGGGGATAAGTTGGAAGAGGTAATGCTCAACTTTATTAACGGTGAATTTGACGTGCTGGTGGCAACTACAATTATAGAAAGCGGCTTAGATATTCCGAATGCAAACACCATCTTAATTAATCAGGCACATTTGTTTGGTTTGAGCGATTTGCATCAGATGCGCGGTCGTGTTGGCCGTTCGAATAAAAAGGCATTTTGTTATTTATTGGCACCTCCCATTTCTACACTTACCAATGAAGCGCGCAAAAGATTAAAAGCCATAGAAGAGTTTGCGGATCTTGGAAGTGGCTTCAGTATTGCCATGCGTGATTTGGATATACGTGGTGCAGGAAATTTATTGGGCGGTGAGCAAAGCGGTTTCATTAGTGAAATTGGTTTTGAAATGTATATGAAAATATTGGACGAAGCCATTCAAGAATTGAGAGAAGAGAACGAGCAATTTCGTGAAAACACGAACTTGGCTTCCACCATTAATTCGAATTTTGAAACCATAAATACGCAGCATTTTGTGCGCGATTGCCAAATTGATACCGACATGGAAATATTAATTCCGGATGAATATGTGGTGAATATTGGAGAGCGATTGGCTTTGTATAAGGAGTTGGATGATATTGAAAAAGAAGAAGATTTAATGCGTTACGAAAGCAACCTCCGCGATCGTTTTGGATTGGTGCCATCGCAGGTAAAAGAGTTGATAAATACCATTCGTTTGCGCTGGTTGGCCAAAGAAATTGGATTGGAAAAATTGGTGTTGAAAAGCAATAAATTGATTGGGTATTTTATCCTAAATCAAAATTCGGGCTATTATCAAAGCGAAGCATTTACACGTGTTTTAAAATATGTACAACATAATCCTCGACTGTGCAAAATGCGGGAGAATAAAGAAAAATTATCGCTATCGTTTGAAGGAATAAAATCGGTGAATGAGGCGATTCGTGCATTAAAGCCCATTCAGCAATTAGAATTGGTGAGCTAA